One window of Triticum dicoccoides isolate Atlit2015 ecotype Zavitan chromosome 5A, WEW_v2.0, whole genome shotgun sequence genomic DNA carries:
- the LOC119297002 gene encoding uncharacterized protein LOC119297002: MVSPYYEVFMTPHLDDYHSEDEVDPSMEESEWPPSQLKIYVFSSKSGCWKEKYFFRQGGATGIVSERHMGYKRSNGVYYRGALYVLCSVYLIMRISLSDNTYSVIKPPVMDTRAHDYPCVEIVRSKKGVYFVAFDRYWPQRKCWLGVWILNESCGQMGWMLKHDKDLKHALAHHRYCGRLHWILEDINYNLFCSSSFLEGNKKATTEEIFEWNSDDDVENENLVKHCCLEDNKKAIIEKKLDWKYNNRNVVNNCDMVEECHWGEEHYDDSYDGDIEILGFHPYKEIVFLSSTPEWTALAYHLNGFKIEELGNIYPNDYGHFKQLSNEQERIKSFPYTPCWIEELPRNN; the protein is encoded by the exons ATGGTATCACCGTACTACGAGGTGTTTATGACCCCCCATTTGGATGACTATCATTCTGAAGATGAGGTTGACCCCTCGATGGAGGAATCTGAATGGCCACCATCACAATTAAAGATATATGTATTCTCATCAAAGTCGGGTTGCTGGAAGGAGAAGTATTTTTTTCGACAAGGGGGTGCTACAGGGATTGTCAGTGAGAGGCACATGGGTTACAAGCGATCCAATGGCGTCTATTATCGAGGAGCACTTTACGTACTCTGCAGTGTTTATTTAATTATGAG GATATCATTGTCTGATAATACGTACAGTGTAATTAAACCACCTGTCATGGATACCAGAGCACACGACTATCCTTGTGTCGAGATTGTTAGATCAAAAAAGGGGGTGTACTTTGTGGCATTTGATAGGTACTGGCCTCAGCGTAAGTGTTGGCTTGGTGTTTGGATCCTTAATGAATCATGTGGTCAGATGGGGTGGATGTTGAAGCATGACAAAGACCTTAAGCATGCGCTAGCACATCACCGATATTGTGGACGACTTCATTGGATCTTAGAAGATATTAACTATAACCTGTTTTGTTCTTCTAGTTTCCTAGAAGGCAACAAGAAAGCAACCACTGAGGAGATTTTTGAATGGAACTCTGACGATGATGTTGAAAACGAGAACTTGGTTAAGCATTGTTGCTTAGAAGACAACAAGAAAGCCATAATTGAAAAGAAATTGGATTGGAAGTACAACAATCGTAATGTTGTTAACAATTGTGATATGGTTGAAGAGTGTCACTGGGGTGAAGAGCATTATGATGATTCATATGATGGAGACATTGAGATACTTGGGTTTCACCCATACAAAGAGATTGTCTTCTTGAGTAGTACACCAGAGTGGACAGCACTGGCATATCATTTGAATGGCTTCAAGATTGAAGAATTAGGGAATATATACCCAAATGATTATGGTCATTTCAAACAGTTAAGTAATGAACAGGAGAGGATCAAATCTTTTCCATACACCCCATGTTGGATTGAAGAGTTACCTAGGAACAATTAG